The sequence GGGGGAGTCCTGGCTCGTCGAGCCCAGGCGCCTCGACGAGGAGGGCCGGTTCTGGTCGCCCGGCATCCGGGCGGGCGTCGCTCCCGGGAGCGAGTTCCACCGCGTCGAGTACTTCGGCCCGGTGCTCGGCATCATGACGGCCGCGACCCGCGACGAGGCGATCGAGCTGCAGAACGCCACCGACTTCGGCCTGACCGCGGGGCTGCACACCCTCGACCCGCGAGAGCTGGGGGAGTGGCTCGACCGCGTCGAGGCCGGGAACCTCTACGTGAACCGCGGCATCACCGGAGCGATCGTCCGCCGACAGCCGTTCGGCGGCTGGAAGCGCTCGGCGGTCGGCGCGGGCGGCAAGGCCGGCGGCCCGAACTACCTGGTGCACCTCGGGTCGTGGGAGCCCGACGCTCTCGAGGCCGCCGCTCCCGCGGCCGCCGCTCCTCAGGCGAGGCTCTCACCCGCCGTCGGGCGTCTCGTCGCCGCGGCCACCGACGACGCAGGATCACGCGGCTCCTTCGAGCGCATCGCCGCAGCCGACGAGGCGGCCTGGTCCCGCACCTTCGGCCGCGCGCTCGACGTCTCCCTGGTCGGTCTCGAGCGGAACGTCTTCCGCTACCGGCCCATCCCGGTGACGGTGCGTCTCGCCGAGAGCGGAGCGCTCGCCGACCTGCTCCGCGTCGTCGCCGCGGGGCTCCGGTCGGGCTCCGACCTCCGGATCAGCTCCGCCCTGCCGCTGCCCGACGCCGTCGTCGCCGCCCTGGACGGGCACCCGGTCGAGGTCGCCTCCGATGCGGCGTTCCTCGAGACGGCCCGTCGCGGGAGCGTCGCGACCCCGCGCGTGCGCCTGGTCGGGATGCCCGAGGCCCGAGCGGCCCTGGCCGAGGCGCTCGAGGGCGATCCTGCCATCGCGGTCTTCGCCGGCGCGGTGATGCCGTCGCCCCGACTGGAGCTGCTGCCGTTCCTCCGGGAGCAGGCCGTCACCATCACGGCGCACCGGTTCGGGAACCCCGACGCCTGGTCCGACTCGGTGATCTGAGGGTCCGACCAGGCGGCGCGGGTGCTCGCCCGATAGGCTCGACCCGTGAAGATAGCGCGTTTCTCGAGCCCTGGTGAAGATCCCCGTTTCGGTGTCGTCGACGGTGAAGACCTCGTCGTCCTGGCGGGCGATCCCATGTACGCCGGCTACGAGACGACGGGCGAGCGGGTGCCCCTCCGGAGCACCAAGATCCTCGCACCCGTGATCCCCCGGTCGAAGGTCATCGGCATCGGGCTCAACTACTACGACCACGCCGACGAGATGGGCCAGGAGGCACCGGAGTTCCCGGTGGTCTTCATGAAGCCGAACACCACCGTCGTCGGCCCCGGCGACTCGATCCAGATCCCGCCCGTGGAGGGCCGAATCGATCTGGAGGGCGAGCTCGCCATCGTGATCGGCAGCATCGCCAAGCGCGTCCGGGCGGACGACTACGCCGACGTCGTCTTCGGCTACACGATCGCCAACGACGTCACCGCGCGCGGGGTGCAAGAGGACGACGGGCAGTGGACGAGGGCGAAGAGCTACGACACCTTCTGCCCGCTCGGCCCGTACATCGAGACCGAGCTCGACTGGTCCGACCTCAAGATCCAGTCGCGCGTCGACGGCGAACTGCTGCAGAGCGAGTCGACCGCGCAGATGATCCACAAGATCCCCGAGCTCGTCGCCTACGTGAGCGACATCTTCACGCTGCTGCCCGGTGACGTGATCCTGACCGGCACGCCGGCAGGCGTCGGCCCGTTCACGGCGGGATCGACCGTCGAGATCAGCATCGAGGGCATCGGTTCGCTGATCAACCCGGCGGTCTCGCGCACCTGACGCTCGTTCCGCCGCTGCTCTTCTCGAGAGGCCGTTTTCTGCCCTGTGTTGTCGTGTTTGGGGGCGGGGGGTGGCCTTTTGGTGCAGGATCAGGGGTTTTGTCGGGTGGTCGTGTTGCGACACGCCCGGGATGTGGGTGGGATTTGCTGGTTGGGTGTGGGGGACGTAATGTTTCTTCCTGTCAGCCCAAAGGAATGAAAACGGGCCGGGTCTTGTGCCTGGCTAACCTTCCTCAAGTGGTGGCTCCTTCCCCCTCGTTCCTTCTTGTGAGTTGAACGGGTTGTGGGTAGGGTGGTAAGTCCTCACCTTGCAGGTTCGCTTGCATGCCTGGTTTTCCTT is a genomic window of Frondihabitans peucedani containing:
- a CDS encoding fumarylacetoacetate hydrolase family protein, with protein sequence MKIARFSSPGEDPRFGVVDGEDLVVLAGDPMYAGYETTGERVPLRSTKILAPVIPRSKVIGIGLNYYDHADEMGQEAPEFPVVFMKPNTTVVGPGDSIQIPPVEGRIDLEGELAIVIGSIAKRVRADDYADVVFGYTIANDVTARGVQEDDGQWTRAKSYDTFCPLGPYIETELDWSDLKIQSRVDGELLQSESTAQMIHKIPELVAYVSDIFTLLPGDVILTGTPAGVGPFTAGSTVEISIEGIGSLINPAVSRT